A region of Staphylococcus sp. IVB6181 DNA encodes the following proteins:
- a CDS encoding tetratricopeptide repeat protein gives MKQIEIYQLIKDGQFEAALKALFENIDAHPEAIENYINSGILLAEAGEVEKAEKFFQKALTIDPDNGAIYYNLANVYYNAESYNDAIKLYHQALQTGVNEADTNYMIGMSFNQLGDFKSALPFLMRAAELDQNQDEEIQFQYGLVLCHMEMFEQGITQLDKVLKINPKHTDALYNRGLAGFMHTEDTDQALPYFEKAVEIDPKHLLSQHAIKTFSQLKEEEE, from the coding sequence ATGAAACAAATAGAAATTTATCAGTTGATTAAAGATGGACAATTCGAAGCGGCTTTAAAAGCCCTTTTTGAAAATATAGATGCACATCCAGAAGCCATTGAAAATTATATCAACTCCGGTATATTACTTGCGGAAGCTGGAGAAGTGGAAAAAGCTGAAAAATTTTTCCAAAAAGCCTTAACAATCGATCCGGACAACGGTGCGATTTATTATAACTTAGCCAATGTGTATTACAATGCTGAAAGTTATAACGATGCTATCAAGCTGTATCATCAAGCGCTCCAAACTGGTGTTAATGAAGCAGATACCAATTATATGATCGGCATGTCATTCAACCAATTAGGCGACTTTAAATCTGCTTTGCCGTTTTTAATGCGCGCAGCTGAATTAGATCAAAATCAAGACGAAGAAATCCAATTCCAATATGGTTTGGTGCTCTGTCATATGGAGATGTTTGAACAAGGCATCACACAACTAGATAAAGTACTAAAAATCAATCCGAAACATACCGATGCATTATATAACAGAGGTTTAGCAGGATTCATGCATACTGAAGATACGGACCAAGCTTTACCTTATTTTGAGAAAGCCGTAGAGATTGATCCGAAACATTTATTAAGCCAGCATGCGATTAAAACATTCAGTCAGCTTAAAGAAGAGGAGGAATAA
- a CDS encoding ATP-dependent RecD-like DNA helicase yields MKDPTLFDYSMVKGTVEAILFQNKDNFYTVLKVEPIETNEDFDAMPTIVGFFPEIAEGDVYTFKGQAVTHPKYGKQLKAETFEKEVPQTKDAIVSYLSSDLFKGIGKKTAENIVATLGENTINKILDDKTVLKDVPNLSKKKQEQIADQIYSNQEVEKIMIRLHDLGFGPKLAMSIYQVYQSDTISTIEKNPYDLVYDVRGVGFNKADTLAKNLGIAFDAPERLKAGVLYTIEEECIKQGHTYLPKDYVIETSLAMLSGSYNEQIEPDLLEQMITELTEESKLIEADETLSVPSLYYSEMKSVQNLYRIQSHQTKLIDIEQSDLQMHIGEIEEMNDVNYATSQKEALETAINSKVMLLTGGPGTGKTTVIKGIVELYAEIHGLSLDYGDYDEDDYPVALAAPTGRAAKRLQESTGLEAMTIHRLIGWSQDTKPEDVLENEITAKLIIIDEMSMVDTWLFHQFLNAVPIDAQIILVGDEDQLPSVGPGQVFKDLIDAKVIPRVNLTEVYRQQDGSSIIELAHKMKLGQPIDITQRFHDRSFIPCTAEQIPDVVNKVVSSAVKKGYDMSDIQVLAPMYRGSAGIKRLNKVLQDILNPKEDDAREIEFGEAVFRKGDKVLQLVNRPNDNIFNGDIGVIIGIFWARENELNKDILVVDFEGNEITFTKQDMMELTHAYCTSIHKAQGSEFPIVIMPIVKQYYRMLQRPIIYTGLTRAKQSLVFLGDSQAFDIGMKTYGQVRMTRLAQLLRDYFGTEGDEDTASDIDDSTSEEKSESSAPAGHKVVALTEETIYDIDPMIGVGDVTPYTFNQSK; encoded by the coding sequence TTGAAGGACCCTACATTATTTGATTATTCAATGGTCAAAGGAACAGTGGAAGCCATCCTGTTTCAAAACAAAGACAATTTTTATACGGTATTAAAAGTAGAACCGATTGAAACCAATGAAGACTTTGATGCGATGCCTACGATTGTAGGGTTCTTTCCTGAAATTGCTGAAGGAGATGTCTACACATTCAAAGGGCAAGCTGTCACGCATCCTAAGTACGGCAAACAGCTGAAAGCTGAAACCTTCGAAAAAGAAGTGCCGCAAACCAAAGATGCTATTGTCAGTTATCTATCCAGCGATTTGTTCAAAGGTATCGGTAAGAAAACTGCAGAAAATATTGTTGCAACTTTAGGAGAAAATACGATTAATAAAATCTTAGATGATAAAACCGTATTAAAAGATGTCCCTAACTTATCGAAGAAAAAGCAAGAACAAATTGCTGATCAGATATACAGTAATCAAGAAGTTGAAAAAATTATGATTCGCCTTCATGATTTAGGGTTCGGTCCTAAACTTGCGATGAGTATCTATCAGGTATATCAAAGCGATACAATTTCAACGATAGAAAAAAATCCGTATGACTTGGTTTATGATGTACGCGGGGTCGGCTTTAATAAAGCAGACACTTTAGCTAAAAATTTGGGTATTGCTTTTGATGCACCTGAGCGTCTCAAAGCAGGGGTGCTGTATACGATTGAAGAAGAATGTATCAAACAAGGGCATACCTACTTGCCTAAAGACTATGTTATCGAAACTTCGCTTGCAATGCTCAGCGGCAGTTACAATGAACAGATTGAACCTGACTTGTTAGAACAGATGATTACAGAGCTTACAGAAGAAAGCAAGTTGATTGAAGCGGATGAAACGTTATCTGTCCCAAGTTTGTATTATTCTGAAATGAAAAGTGTTCAAAATTTATATCGCATTCAATCTCATCAAACGAAGCTGATAGATATCGAACAATCTGATTTGCAGATGCATATCGGTGAAATCGAAGAAATGAACGATGTGAATTATGCAACGTCACAAAAAGAAGCGCTTGAGACAGCAATTAATTCCAAGGTGATGTTGTTAACCGGCGGTCCTGGGACAGGAAAAACAACTGTTATTAAAGGTATTGTTGAATTATATGCGGAGATACACGGTTTATCGCTCGATTATGGCGACTATGATGAAGATGATTATCCTGTTGCACTCGCTGCACCGACAGGCAGAGCAGCCAAACGGCTTCAAGAATCTACAGGTTTAGAAGCGATGACCATTCATCGTTTGATCGGCTGGAGCCAAGATACAAAACCTGAAGATGTTCTAGAAAATGAAATCACCGCAAAATTGATTATTATTGATGAAATGTCGATGGTCGATACATGGCTCTTCCATCAATTTTTAAATGCGGTACCGATTGATGCTCAAATTATCTTAGTCGGCGATGAAGACCAATTACCGTCTGTCGGACCTGGACAAGTATTTAAAGATTTAATTGATGCTAAAGTGATTCCGCGTGTCAATTTAACGGAAGTCTATCGTCAGCAAGACGGATCGAGTATTATCGAATTGGCACATAAGATGAAATTAGGACAGCCGATTGATATTACACAGCGTTTTCACGATAGAAGCTTTATTCCATGTACAGCAGAACAAATTCCGGATGTTGTCAATAAAGTAGTCAGCTCTGCAGTTAAAAAAGGGTATGATATGAGCGATATTCAAGTACTTGCACCGATGTATCGCGGCAGTGCGGGCATCAAACGACTGAATAAAGTGCTGCAAGATATATTGAATCCTAAAGAAGACGATGCGAGAGAGATTGAGTTCGGTGAAGCGGTCTTTAGAAAGGGCGATAAAGTACTGCAGCTGGTTAATCGTCCGAACGATAATATCTTTAACGGCGATATCGGTGTGATTATCGGTATCTTCTGGGCGAGAGAAAATGAATTGAATAAAGATATTTTGGTCGTTGATTTTGAAGGCAATGAGATTACATTTACCAAACAAGATATGATGGAATTAACACATGCTTATTGTACATCGATTCATAAAGCGCAAGGTTCTGAATTCCCGATTGTCATCATGCCGATTGTTAAACAATATTATCGTATGCTGCAGCGTCCGATTATTTATACAGGATTGACACGTGCTAAGCAATCACTCGTCTTTCTCGGAGACAGCCAAGCATTTGATATCGGTATGAAGACATATGGTCAAGTCCGTATGACGCGTCTTGCACAACTGTTGAGAGATTACTTCGGTACTGAAGGTGATGAAGATACAGCTTCAGATATAGATGATTCAACTAGTGAAGAAAAAAGCGAATCATCTGCACCAGCAGGACACAAAGTTGTTGCTCTGACAGAGGAGACAATCTATGACATTGATCCGATGATAGGTGTCGGCGATGTAACACCTTATACATTTAATCAATCTAAATAA
- the alaS gene encoding alanine--tRNA ligase, whose protein sequence is MKQLKASEIRQNYIDFFKEQGHMVEPSAPLVPIDDDSLLWINSGVATLKKYFDGREIPKKPRIVNSQKAIRTNDIENVGFTARHHTFFEMLGNFSIGDYFKREAIEFAWEFLTSDRWMGMEPEKLYVTIHPEDIEAYDLWHDVIGLDESRIIRIEGNFWDIGEGPSGPNTEIFYDRGPEYGKEDPAEEMYPGGENERYLEVWNLVFSEFNHNKDHTYTPLPNKNIDTGMGLERMASIAQNVRTNYETDLFMPIIEEVERISDKKYQEKEAQDVAFKVISDHIRTIAFAIGDGALPANEGRGYVLRRLLRRAVRFSQSLDINKPFMYELVDTVADIMEPYYPEVKQKADFIKRVIKSEEERFHETLEEGLNILNELTKTAKQGDKVINGKDAFKLYDTYGFPIELTEEIAQKEGLTVDMATFEQEMQQQRDRARQARQNSQSMQIQSEVLKNITTESEFVGYDVMDQHTTLTDLIYNGEKVEQAEAGETVYFVLKQTPFYAVSGGQVADNGTVGNDSFEIEVTEVTKAPNGQNLHKGVVQFGQVTAGAEVEASVNHEERRDITKNHSATHLLHAALKEVLGDHVNQAGSLVEGERLRFDFSHFGPVTKEELEKIERRVNEEIWKGINVTIKEMPIEEAKASGAMALFGEKYGDIVRVVDMAPFSIELCGGIHVKNTSEIGLFKIVSESGTGAGVRRIEALTGKAAFLYLEDIQDKFNTVKDQVKAKSDDQVAEKVAHVIDSEKQLHKQLEQRNQEITALKMGNIDDQVEDINGLKVLALQVDADNAKGLRQTMDDFKSKLQDAVIILASDVGGKVALVATVPKSETDKVKAGDIIKEMAPIVGGKGGGRPDMAQGGGSDPSKITESLQFIKNYIKSL, encoded by the coding sequence ATGAAACAGCTAAAAGCAAGTGAAATCAGACAAAATTATATTGATTTCTTTAAAGAACAAGGACATATGGTAGAACCTTCTGCACCGTTAGTACCGATTGATGATGATTCTTTACTTTGGATCAACTCAGGTGTTGCGACACTTAAAAAATATTTTGACGGTCGTGAAATCCCGAAAAAACCGCGTATCGTCAACTCTCAAAAAGCGATTCGTACCAACGATATTGAAAATGTCGGCTTTACAGCACGCCACCATACATTCTTTGAAATGTTAGGCAACTTCTCTATCGGCGATTACTTTAAACGAGAAGCAATTGAGTTTGCTTGGGAATTCTTAACAAGCGATCGCTGGATGGGTATGGAACCTGAAAAATTATATGTAACGATTCACCCTGAAGATATAGAAGCATATGATTTATGGCATGATGTCATCGGATTAGATGAAAGCCGTATTATTCGTATTGAAGGCAACTTCTGGGATATCGGGGAAGGCCCATCAGGTCCGAACACAGAGATTTTCTATGACCGCGGACCAGAATACGGCAAAGAAGACCCTGCTGAAGAAATGTATCCAGGCGGCGAAAATGAACGTTATTTAGAAGTATGGAACTTAGTATTCAGTGAGTTCAACCATAACAAAGATCATACGTATACACCGCTTCCTAATAAAAACATTGATACCGGCATGGGCTTAGAGCGTATGGCTTCTATTGCTCAAAATGTACGTACGAACTATGAAACTGACTTATTTATGCCGATTATTGAAGAAGTAGAACGTATTTCTGATAAAAAATATCAAGAAAAAGAAGCACAAGATGTTGCTTTCAAAGTTATTTCTGACCATATCAGAACGATTGCTTTTGCGATCGGTGATGGTGCATTGCCTGCTAACGAAGGCCGCGGCTATGTATTGCGTCGTTTATTACGCCGTGCAGTACGTTTCAGCCAGTCATTAGACATCAACAAACCATTTATGTATGAACTTGTTGATACAGTGGCAGATATTATGGAACCGTATTATCCAGAAGTAAAACAAAAAGCAGACTTCATCAAACGTGTCATCAAATCAGAAGAAGAACGCTTCCACGAAACATTGGAAGAAGGTTTGAACATTTTAAATGAATTGACTAAGACTGCTAAACAAGGCGATAAAGTCATCAACGGTAAAGATGCTTTCAAACTTTATGACACATACGGTTTCCCAATCGAATTAACAGAAGAAATCGCACAAAAAGAAGGCTTAACAGTCGATATGGCAACCTTCGAACAAGAAATGCAGCAGCAAAGAGACCGTGCACGTCAAGCACGTCAAAACTCACAATCTATGCAAATTCAAAGCGAAGTACTTAAAAACATCACTACTGAAAGCGAGTTTGTTGGTTATGATGTTATGGATCAGCACACAACACTTACTGACTTGATTTATAACGGTGAAAAAGTGGAACAAGCAGAAGCTGGAGAAACTGTTTACTTTGTGTTGAAACAAACACCATTCTACGCTGTCAGCGGCGGACAAGTTGCGGATAATGGTACAGTCGGCAACGACAGCTTTGAAATCGAAGTAACAGAAGTCACAAAAGCACCGAACGGTCAAAATCTGCACAAAGGTGTAGTCCAATTCGGTCAAGTCACAGCAGGTGCTGAAGTAGAAGCATCCGTTAATCATGAAGAACGCCGAGACATTACAAAAAACCACAGTGCAACACACTTATTGCATGCTGCGCTGAAAGAAGTATTAGGCGATCATGTTAACCAAGCTGGTTCATTAGTTGAAGGCGAACGTTTGCGTTTTGACTTCTCTCACTTTGGTCCAGTGACAAAAGAAGAATTAGAAAAAATCGAACGCCGTGTGAATGAAGAAATTTGGAAAGGCATCAATGTTACAATTAAAGAAATGCCGATTGAAGAAGCAAAAGCATCAGGTGCAATGGCGTTATTCGGAGAAAAATACGGCGATATCGTACGCGTTGTAGATATGGCACCATTCTCAATCGAATTATGCGGCGGTATTCATGTTAAAAACACATCTGAAATCGGATTGTTTAAAATCGTCAGCGAATCGGGTACAGGTGCTGGTGTAAGACGTATTGAAGCTTTAACAGGCAAAGCAGCATTCTTATATCTTGAAGACATTCAAGATAAATTCAATACAGTTAAAGATCAAGTGAAAGCGAAATCTGATGATCAAGTTGCTGAAAAAGTTGCACATGTGATCGACAGTGAAAAACAATTGCATAAACAACTAGAACAGCGCAATCAAGAAATTACAGCACTTAAAATGGGCAATATCGATGACCAAGTCGAAGACATCAATGGTCTTAAAGTGTTAGCATTGCAAGTAGATGCTGATAATGCAAAAGGCTTAAGACAAACCATGGATGACTTCAAATCTAAATTGCAAGATGCAGTGATTATCTTAGCAAGTGATGTCGGCGGCAAAGTTGCATTAGTTGCGACAGTGCCTAAATCAGAAACAGATAAAGTCAAAGCAGGCGACATTATTAAAGAAATGGCTCCGATTGTCGGAGGCAAAGGCGGCGGACGCCCAGATATGGCCCAAGGCGGCGGCAGCGACCCTAGCAAGATAACAGAGTCATTACAATTCATTAAAAACTATATTAAATCTCTATAA
- a CDS encoding IreB family regulatory phosphoprotein — protein MNNFDKTMRFNIDEVPKDDVKSVLTNVYNTLEERGYNPVNQIVGYLLSGDPAYIPRHNEARNQIRRIDRDDIMEELVSYYLKVSDQD, from the coding sequence ATGAATAATTTCGACAAAACGATGCGTTTTAATATTGACGAAGTGCCAAAAGATGATGTTAAATCCGTGCTGACAAATGTGTATAATACGCTTGAAGAACGTGGTTACAATCCAGTAAACCAAATTGTAGGTTACTTGCTGTCAGGTGATCCGGCATACATTCCACGCCACAATGAAGCGAGAAATCAAATCAGAAGAATTGATCGCGACGACATTATGGAAGAACTTGTTTCTTACTACTTGAAAGTATCTGATCAAGATTAA